In Pseudoalteromonas marina, a genomic segment contains:
- a CDS encoding c-type cytochrome, producing MKKLTALALLVLATTAYAQPYDNSMTEDAIKKRLAPVGAVYLEGDKAAVAAAPTGPRSGEQVYQAACFACHGTGALGAPKSADDWAPRIAKGKDTLLEHAINGFNAMPARGTCMDCSDDEISAAIDFMTAE from the coding sequence ATGAAAAAATTAACAGCATTAGCATTATTAGTGTTAGCAACTACAGCATACGCACAGCCATATGATAACTCTATGACTGAAGATGCAATTAAAAAGCGTTTAGCACCTGTTGGTGCTGTGTACCTTGAAGGTGATAAAGCTGCAGTAGCTGCCGCGCCAACAGGGCCTCGCTCTGGTGAGCAAGTTTACCAGGCTGCGTGCTTTGCATGTCATGGTACAGGCGCATTAGGTGCACCTAAATCTGCAGACGATTGGGCACCGCGTATTGCCAAAGGCAAAGATACGCTACTTGAGCATGCAATTAACGGCTTTAATGCAATGCCAGCTAGAGGCACATGCATGGATTGTTCTGACGATGAAATAAGCGCAGCAATCGACTTCATGACAGCAGAATAA
- the elbB gene encoding isoprenoid biosynthesis glyoxalase ElbB, producing the protein MKKVAVLLAGNGVYDGAEINEAILTLLHIAKNGATYQCFAPDIEQLHTINHLTGEEMSEKRNVLVEAARIARGDIKALNHLNSDQFDALIVPGGFGAAKNLCDFAVKGAQATINNDVLNACKKFANANKPAGFMCIAPALTPFIYDDAKITIGNDKDTAVALTKLGATHLNCDVDDVVIDQHNKIVTTPAYMLAQSIVEADAGIEKLVKSVLALN; encoded by the coding sequence ATGAAAAAAGTAGCCGTGTTATTAGCTGGAAATGGTGTATACGATGGTGCCGAAATTAATGAAGCCATTTTGACTCTTTTACACATAGCTAAAAATGGTGCAACCTACCAGTGTTTTGCACCAGACATAGAGCAACTTCACACTATTAATCATCTAACGGGTGAGGAAATGAGTGAAAAGCGTAATGTACTAGTAGAAGCTGCACGTATTGCCCGAGGTGATATAAAAGCGCTTAACCACCTTAATAGCGATCAATTTGACGCATTAATAGTTCCAGGTGGTTTTGGTGCTGCGAAAAACTTATGTGACTTTGCGGTCAAAGGCGCACAAGCAACCATTAACAACGACGTATTAAACGCCTGTAAAAAATTCGCTAATGCCAATAAACCAGCCGGCTTTATGTGTATCGCGCCTGCGTTAACTCCATTTATTTACGACGATGCAAAAATCACTATTGGCAACGATAAAGACACAGCAGTCGCACTCACTAAGCTTGGCGCAACACACTTAAATTGTGACGTTGATGACGTTGTAATTGATCAACACAATAAAATTGTGACTACACCTGCTTACATGCTAGCGCAATCGATTGTTGAAGCAGATGCGGGGATCGAAAAACTTGTTAAATCCGTATTAGCATTAAATTGA
- the polA gene encoding DNA polymerase I produces the protein MAQIPENPLILVDGSSYLFRAYHSPPHLTNSKGEATGAIYGVINMLKSLIRQYDPSHMVVVFDAKGKTFRNDMYSEYKANRPPMPDDLRTQIAPIHSIIKAMGFPLISIEGVEADDVIGTFARIASEQKRHVLVSTGDKDMAQLVNEHVTLINTMTDTISDPDTVVEKFGVGPDLIIDYLALMGDKVDNIPGVEGCGPKTAVKWLQKYGSLQGVMDNAGEIKGKIGEKLANALDHLPLSYELATIKCDVEVESDLDTFKLQEPNKDELIALYGECEFRRWLAELLDNPSDAQTHLAVPSQETELPKVEEAHYETILTEAQFDTLIEQLNGADLFAFDTETTSLDYMQAQLVGMSFSVKAGEAAYLPVAHDYPDAPDQLSLEFVMQKLGPILADANKAKVGQNLKYDKSVLANAGYELNGIKFDTMLESYVFNSVGTRHDMDSLALKYLGHKNISFEDIAGKGKKQLTFNQIELDKAAPYAAEDADITLRLHEVLWPKIEADEKLKSVFEEIEMPLVSVISDIERTGVAIDSNMLGAHSQRLGERLIELEKEAFEIAGEPFNLSSPKQLQVLLFEKLELPIIKKTPKGAPSTAEEVLQELAHDYPLPKVIIEHRGLSKLKSTYTDKLPLMVNEKTQRVHTSYHQAVTATGRLSSTDPNLQNIPIRSEEGRRIREAFIAADGYKIVAADYSQIELRIMAHLSQDKGLLNAFANGLDVHSATAAEVFGVDLDDVTTDMRRKAKAVNFGLIYGMSAFGLARQLDVPRHEAQHYIDKYFERFPGVLEYMETTREKAAENGYVETIFGRRLHLPEINARNGARRKGAERAAINAPMQGTAADIIKKAMLSVNQWVYEQAPNTVKLLMQVHDELVFEIKTDCAEAYTKQICELMSQAASLDVPLIVEADEGENWEQAH, from the coding sequence ATGGCTCAGATCCCCGAAAATCCACTTATTTTAGTTGATGGTTCGTCGTATTTATTTCGTGCTTATCATTCTCCTCCACATCTAACTAATTCTAAGGGTGAGGCTACGGGCGCTATTTATGGCGTTATTAATATGCTGAAAAGCTTGATCAGACAGTATGATCCCTCGCATATGGTGGTTGTATTTGACGCCAAAGGTAAAACATTCCGTAACGACATGTACAGCGAATACAAAGCTAATCGCCCACCTATGCCTGACGACTTACGCACCCAAATAGCACCTATCCACAGTATTATTAAAGCAATGGGGTTTCCGCTTATTAGTATTGAAGGGGTTGAAGCAGACGATGTCATTGGAACCTTTGCGCGAATTGCCTCTGAGCAAAAACGCCATGTATTGGTTTCGACCGGCGATAAAGATATGGCCCAGCTTGTGAATGAGCATGTGACACTCATTAATACGATGACCGACACTATTTCAGATCCTGACACTGTTGTTGAAAAGTTTGGTGTGGGCCCAGATCTTATAATTGATTACCTAGCACTGATGGGCGATAAGGTTGATAACATTCCTGGCGTAGAAGGCTGTGGCCCTAAAACAGCTGTAAAATGGTTACAAAAATATGGATCTCTGCAAGGTGTAATGGATAACGCAGGCGAAATTAAAGGTAAAATTGGTGAAAAATTAGCAAATGCATTAGATCATTTACCTTTAAGCTATGAGTTGGCGACCATTAAGTGTGACGTTGAGGTTGAGTCAGATCTTGATACGTTTAAATTGCAGGAGCCAAATAAAGACGAGCTAATTGCTTTATATGGTGAATGCGAATTTCGTCGTTGGTTAGCTGAGCTACTAGATAACCCAAGTGATGCACAAACTCACTTAGCAGTTCCATCGCAAGAAACAGAATTACCAAAAGTTGAAGAGGCTCATTACGAGACTATTTTAACCGAGGCGCAGTTTGATACGTTAATAGAGCAACTTAATGGCGCTGATCTTTTTGCTTTTGATACAGAAACAACTAGCCTCGATTATATGCAAGCGCAATTAGTAGGCATGAGTTTTAGCGTTAAAGCAGGAGAAGCTGCATATTTACCTGTTGCGCACGATTACCCCGATGCACCAGATCAACTAAGCCTTGAATTTGTGATGCAAAAGCTTGGGCCAATTTTAGCTGACGCTAATAAAGCGAAAGTAGGGCAGAATCTTAAATACGACAAAAGCGTATTAGCTAATGCTGGCTATGAACTCAATGGTATTAAATTTGACACTATGCTTGAGTCTTACGTATTTAACAGCGTAGGTACGCGCCACGATATGGATTCGTTGGCATTAAAGTATTTAGGTCATAAAAATATTAGTTTTGAAGATATTGCAGGCAAGGGTAAAAAGCAGCTGACGTTTAATCAAATTGAACTCGACAAAGCAGCGCCTTATGCAGCAGAAGACGCGGACATAACACTTCGCTTACACGAAGTACTGTGGCCTAAAATTGAGGCAGATGAAAAGCTTAAATCAGTATTTGAAGAGATTGAAATGCCATTGGTAAGCGTCATTTCAGATATTGAGCGCACAGGGGTTGCGATTGATAGCAACATGCTTGGCGCGCATAGCCAACGTTTAGGTGAGCGCTTAATTGAACTTGAAAAAGAGGCGTTTGAAATTGCAGGTGAACCTTTTAATTTAAGTTCACCAAAACAGTTACAAGTATTATTGTTTGAAAAGCTAGAGCTGCCAATAATTAAAAAAACGCCTAAAGGTGCACCTTCAACCGCAGAAGAGGTACTTCAAGAGCTTGCTCATGATTACCCGTTACCTAAGGTTATTATTGAACACCGTGGTTTATCAAAACTTAAATCAACATATACCGATAAACTACCGCTTATGGTTAATGAAAAAACACAGCGTGTACATACGTCATATCATCAAGCTGTAACAGCGACAGGGCGTTTAAGTTCTACCGATCCTAACCTGCAAAATATTCCTATTCGCTCAGAAGAGGGTCGTCGTATTCGAGAGGCCTTCATTGCTGCCGATGGTTATAAAATAGTGGCAGCCGATTACAGCCAAATTGAATTACGCATAATGGCGCATCTTTCACAAGATAAAGGTTTGCTTAATGCTTTTGCAAACGGTTTAGATGTTCATAGTGCGACCGCGGCTGAGGTGTTTGGTGTTGATTTAGATGACGTAACAACAGACATGCGCCGAAAAGCAAAAGCCGTAAACTTTGGTCTTATTTATGGTATGTCGGCTTTTGGTTTAGCCCGCCAGTTAGATGTACCACGCCATGAAGCTCAACATTATATTGATAAATATTTTGAACGTTTTCCAGGCGTATTAGAGTACATGGAAACAACACGCGAAAAAGCAGCAGAAAATGGTTATGTTGAAACAATATTTGGACGCAGATTGCATTTACCTGAAATAAATGCCCGTAACGGAGCTCGTCGTAAGGGCGCGGAGC